The genomic interval GAGGCGCCAGTAAAGGCTAACGTGATCGATTTTTCTTGGTTTCTCATGCTCATCTAATGTATGTATTTTCTAGCGCGTTGATTTCTCTAAAGCGGTCAGTAATTTACCGTGAATACCCTCAAAACCGCCATTGCTCATGACCAAAATCTGTGTTCCTGCCTCGGCGCGCTGCGCAATGTTCGCCACAAACTGGTCAATGTTATCACTGGTGAATGCGGGTTGCTGACATTGAGCCGCCACGTCCTGCACCGACCAAGCAATTGACTCTGGTTGGTAAAGGAACACTTCATCCGCCTGCTTGAGTGAGGCCGCCAAAGTCTCTTTGTGCACACCACGTTTCATGGTGGCTGAGCGTGGCTCCAGTACCGCGATGATTTTCTTATCGCCCACCTTATTACGTAAACCAGCGAGCGTCAGTTCAATCGCAGTTGGGTGATGGGCAAAATCGTCATACACCGCCACACCATTGACTTCCCCTTTCAGCTCTAAGCGACGCTTGGTATTGATAAAGCGCCCTAGTGCCTCACAAGCCAGATCAGGCGTCACACCCACATGACGCGCCGCGGCGATCGCCATCAACGCATTATCGACATTATGATCACCGACTAAGTCCCATTGCACCGTGCCCACTTGCTCACCCTGCAGCCACACTTCAAAGTGTGAACCATCTTTGCTGAGTTTGACCGCTTGCCACTCTCCATCTTGACCGGAAAACTCCTGATCACTCCAGCAGCCTCGTGACAACACATCCGCTAATGCGACGTCTTGCTTGGGCGCCAAAATACGCCCATTACCAGGAACAGTACGCACTAAGTGGTGGAATTGTCGCTTGATCGCTTCAAGATCATCAAAGATGTCTGCATGATCAAACTCTAAGTTATTCATGATCAAGGTGCGAGGATGGTAATGCACAAACTTAGATCGCTTGTCGAAAAAAGCACTGTCATATTCGTCGGCTTCAACGACAAAAAACATGCTTTCGCCTAAACGCGCGGAGACACCGAAGTTACCGAGCACGCCACCAACAAGAAATCCCGGCTGGTAATCACAATCTTCCAAAATCCACGCCAGCATGCTCGAGGTAGTGGTTTTGCCATGCGTGCCCGATACCGCGAGCACCCAGCGGTCATGCAACAAAAACTCCTGCAGCCACTGCGGCCCAGAGGTATAACGCAGGTTGTGATTCAACACATATTCAACACAAGGGTTACCACGGCTCATGGCATTGCCAATTACCACCAAGTCTGGCGCAGGATTGAGTTGAGAAGGGTCAAAGCCTTCAATAATTTCAATACCTTGAGACTCGAGCAAGGTGCTCATTGGTGGGTAAACATTGGCGTCAGAGCCGGTCACTTTGTGGCCCAACTGTCGCGCTAAAATTGCAGCACCACCCATGAAAGTGCCACAAATTCCCAAGATATGAATATGCATAAATTGAATCCTGCCATCAGACTGTTTTTTCTCGTTCTCATTATCATGATAACCGTTAGAAAAGCGAGCAGCATTGTTGGCCTTGTGCCACATGCCGCTCAGTTTTTGCTGTTGGGTTGAAGCAAACGCTGTTTTTTCAGCCACTTTTTATCGAACTCTTCCGTGTAATCAACCGGTTTCATTCGACATACAAATTGAGATCTGCGTCGGTTACTTCATTACCATTAATAAGATCTAAACCTTAAACTTATTGGGAGCGCAAACGATAACCTTCGTCACATCCATCAAGAGATGCCGCTCAAACTCCCCCAACATTATTCAGCGAAGTTTAAGGAAATAACATGTCTGGAATGCGCACCCTTGGCGAGTTCATTGTTGAGAAACAAGCGGACTTCCCCCACGCTAGCGGTGATCTCTCTTCTCTTTTGTCGTCGATTCGCTTGGCGGCCAAAATCGTTAACCGTGAAATCAACAAAGCGGGTCTCGTTGATATCACAGGCGCGGCAGGAGTAGAGAATATACAAGGCGAAGTTCAACAAAAGTTGGACGTCTATGCGAATGAAAAATTCAAATCGGCACTCGAAGCACGCGACCAAGTGTGTGGCGTAGCGAGTGAAGAAGAAGATGAGGCGGTTGCTTTTAATAAAGAGCTCAACAAAAACGCCAAATACGTGGTGTTGATGGACCCTCTTGATGGGTCGTCAAACATCGACGTTAACGTTTCTGTCGGCACCATTTTCTCTATTTACCGTCGAGTTTCCCCTATTGGCACCCCTCCCACTCAAGAAGACTTCTTGCAGCCAGGGCACAAACAAGTGGCTGCGGGTTACATCATTTACGGCTCTTCCACCATGTTGGTATACACCACGGGCAATGGCGTGAATGGTTTCACCTACGATCCATCACTCGGCACCTTCTGTCTGTCGCACGAAAATATGATGATCCCGAAAGATGGCAAGATCTACTCGATTAACGAAGGCAACTACATTCGCTTCCCAATGGGCGTGAAGAAATACATTAAGTATTGCCAGGAAAATGTGCCAGAAGATGGCCGTCCTTACACCTCTCGCTACATCGGCTCGCTCGTGGCGGATTTCCATCGCAACCTGCTTAAGGGCGGTATTTATCTTTACCCAAGCACACAAAGCCACCCTCAGGGTAAGCTGCGTTTGCTGTATGAATGCAACCCGATGGCCTTTTTGATTGAACAAGCAGGCGGGTTGGCCTCAGATGGCATAAAACGCATCCTCGATATCAAACCAACGGAATTACATCAACGCGTGCCTTTCTTCGTCGGCTCCACCAATATGGTGAAAAAAGTCGAAGAGTTTTTAGAAATTCACCGTGACGAAGCCTAAAGAATGAGACAAAGCGCCTGCAACAGCAGGCGCTTTTTGTTAGCCACTTTGTAAAGCCCAACGCACTCGGTTTACAGCTCTGCCTGTTTGCGGCTAAATTATCACCATTCAGCCCCAAAACTAAAGAAAAGGAAATCACTCATGAGTTTAAATAACGTCCCGGCGGGCAAATCACTGCCTGATGATCTGTATGTGGTTATTGAGATCCCAGCCAACGCGGATCCGATCAAATACGAAGTGGACAAAGAGTCTGGCGCGGTGTTCGTTGATCGCTTTATGTCGGCGCCGATGTTCTATCCATGCAACTATGGCTACGTTAATCACACGCTTTCATTGGATGGCGACCCTGTCGATGTGTTGGTCCCAACCCCTTACCCTTTGATGCCTGGTTCAGTGATCCGTTGTCGCCCGGTAGGCGTGCTTAAAATGACCGATGAATCCGGCGAAGATGCCAAAGTCGTGGCAGTACCACACTCCAAACTGTCCAAAGAGTACGATCATATCCAAGACGTCAACGATCTACCTGAGTTGCTCAAAGCGCAAATCACCCATTTCTTTGAGCGCTACAAAGAGCTTGAATCAGGTAAGTGGGTCAAAGTAGATGGTTGGGAAGACGTGGAAGCCGCGCGCAAAGAGATCCTAGATTCTTATCAGCGTGCACAGAGCAAATAATCCTTGTTCATTGAAAGGCAAAAGAGCTGTGTGAACACAGCTCTTTTTGATCCTGACAAGCACTTCGGTTCTTACCGCCTCTTTCATCTTTACAAACCACCAGCCGTCGACATTTTTCCGGATAGGTAGTCTTGCTTGAAGAAGGGATCAACATCATCACAAATGCCATAGTAAGGCTTGCCAATTACCCCCAACATATAGGCATTTTGCTGACAGTATTGCTGCTTACCTTCTTGGTAGCCCGCTTGGTATGAGGCCACCAAATTGGCCGAGAGGTCTCGCGGTTCCGCCAATTTGAATAAACGTGCTTCGCTTAAAGCCATCTTACCTTCTAACGCGCTTTCAACGCCAAAGGTGTGCCAATCTAAAGCGTGATCCGATTGCGGTAACGGAGTCTGTACGCAGCCAGTCAGCAACAACAACGGGATCGTCAATACCAGTGCTTTCATGCTTGGTCTCCTTTATTGAGATGGGCTCTCAAGGCTCTGTCGTTTCTTCATCCACAACGACCAAACCAACCTATCACGGTATACGGCCTTCGAGAGTCAATCGCTCAAACGCGTTGGCACCAATCTCCTGAGGCAATTTCCTCCACCAACTTACTGCTGTCTTGATAGAGATAAATCCACGCTTGGCCAAATGGGGTCTCGATGGTTTCGCGGCGGTATTCCACTGGCACATCTTCCAACCTATCCAGCGCTAGTAACGTCTCATCATCAATCAAGTAGACCTCGCCATTGATAGCACGATTGCCTTCACCCAGCGCAGGATAATCTCCGAGATCATAAAGACGATAATCTTGAGCACTTTGACAACCACCTAAAAACTCGCTTTTCTCGAGATAATGGTGGTTAGATTCCCCTTTGCGCAAGGTGCCATAGACAAAAACCAAATGCTGCATAACGCCTCCGTGTTATCTGCATGATGTGCGATGTTTGACCAAGTTAAGGTTTGATAGCACGTGGCGAGATTTTAATCAAACTCAAACTGATAAAGCAGATCAACGGCACTTTCAACCCCAGAAACCCCTTCTAGATAAAGGTCTTTCATCAGGCGATAGCGCACTGTGAACTCACCAAGCGGTTTGAAAATACCCACCCCATACTTCACTTGCAACCCTGGCATGATGTAGCCACTGACCGTGACTTGTGAGTCTTCCCCGGAACCTGCGGTATCCAACTGAAGATCTTGCACGCCAAACGCCTGACCAATTTCACCAACGACTTTGCCGCTTTTGGCCAGACTCAACCCAATTAAGGCCGTGGTCATTGCGCTGCCACCGCCAGATTCGCCATCAATGTCTTGCCCGCGCAATAAGTAAGAAAGCGCATTGGCCTGCGGCATGGCAGGTTCGGAGAAAATCGTAATACTTGGCTCGGTGGCAGGGCCAGTGACCTTAACCCCTGCAATGACATCATCTTGGGTATTTTCTGGATTGCGAATTGCTTTGATCGCCACATATGGCTGATCGGCAGGCCCGTTCATCAACACTTTGCCTTCTTTGATCAAGAGGTCTTGACCAAAAGAACGATAGGTCCCGTCAACAATGTTCACTTCGCCCAGAATAAACGGCCCTTTGTCTTTCTGTGTGACATTCAACTGGCCTTTTAAGCCCCCCTCAAGGCCAAATGCCGCCAGTTTGAAGTCGTCACCAATCGAAATGTTAATGTCGGTTTGAACGTTAAATGGCATCGAAGAAGACTTATCGATAGGCTCAAGTTGGTCGTTGAGCAGCACCTGATCTTTCGACACACTCACCGCGCTTGGTGGCAGTTCTTCAACCACAATACGCCCCCAAGGCAGAGCCAAACTGCCCGTCACTTTGGCCAGCGTCGGATTAACTTCAATCGTCATATCCGGCACCAACTTAATTTTCACCATCGGCGGCATGTCGACTTTGAGGGAATCGGCAAAAACTCGCACCTTACTGTGCCAGTTATCCAATTGCTGCCAATTAGCCTCACCACTGACGTTGAGCTCTCCGTCAGGGGTGACAATGTTGGCTGCCAAATCGGCGTCATAACCGCGAAAATCGATCGCCAGTTTGCCCTGTTTCACGTCGATGGGGCTGATATCGCCGTTCACTTGGATATCGTCCACTAGGAACTGGCCCTTCACTTGAGGGTGATAAGCCGAACCCGACACCGACAGATCAGTTGAAATCAGCGCTTTCAGCACGCTGTATTCCCCAACCAGAGGTGCCAAGAAATCCAAATTGAACTGGCTAAGAGCCAACTTAGCCTTCAGTTGTGGATCGCTGGCTTGCACATCGGCCACTTGCAGTTGCCCCTTCAAATCGCCGTTCTCACTCACATTGATCTGCCAATCCGCGTTCAATTGATCTTGATGCAGCTGTGCATTGAGGTTGATGTCGTCCCAACCGAGCGTCACGACTTGTTCAACTTTCTGTTGAACCTGACCTGTGGGTAGATGCAGTGACACTTTGGCTTGCGGCGAACTCTCTGGTGCCCATTTGGCCCACACTGTTGCGTCAACGCTGCCATCGAGCTTTGTTTCAGGCGGCAAAAACATCGCAATCTGAGCGAAATCAAACTGATTTAATGCCAGCTCGGCTTCGCCTTTTTCACCGACGCGAATGTCTTTCGTTAGGCACAGCGTTGAACCTTCTTGCTGCCAGCAATGTGCGGCGACATCCACCTGTTGCTGATCAATATTGGCTTTAATTGCCGTCGCTTGTTGTAAGGTCCACGTCCCTTGCTGAGTGGTGGCGAACATGCGCTCCAACTCCCCAGACCAAACCATCTGTGGTTTTTGCTGTAAGCCACCATGGATAGCCAAACTGGTGGACACCAAATTAGAAGAGACGTCCAAACTCAGTTGATGCTGTTTTTCACCGCCACTGACCGAGAGCAAAATTGAGTCAATCAACTGCTCTTGATAACGCAGCGCCGCCACCTTCAATGTGACATCCGCTTGCGGTTCTGGCAAAGGCGTGGCTCTGCCTGTGAGCGACAACTGTTCGATGCTCGCTTGCTTCTGCCATTGGATGTTCTGTGCTTGCAGTGCCAGTTGAATGTCCGGCTCTTTCAACGCACCACGCAAGTCCACTTCACCAGCCACCGAACCAGACAGATCCGGTACGCTCTTCGCCAAATCGGTGAAATGGATATCGACATCCATCTGCCACTCTTTTTTTAGCTGACCTTTGGCGGTTAAGCCATTCGGACCGTGAGACAAGGTTAAGCGCTCAGTATCGAGGTAGACTTCTCCGTTGCCCTGTTCATCGGAAGCGTGTAGCGAACCTTCAATATTGAGTGGATAGCCACGCAGCAAACCATCAATATCCAGTTCTGGCAGCGCCACTTTCCAACCGCCTTTCTCAGTCAATGAGCCAGTGGTTGCAAGTTTGCCACTGATGTTGCCTTCCGCCTCTGGCCATTGCAGACCAGGCTGAATATTTTGCAGTTGTAAACTCGCCCGCCAATTGACCAACGATTGCCAGTTGGCCATCACTTGGCCTTTGAGCTCTCCCCCCAGCGTCTCGACATTGAGCTTATCGAGATTAATGTGTTGCAGATCACCGCCGCCATGCACATCAAGCGTGATCGCCGGGATCTCTTTACCATCCAGTTGAGATTGCAGCGCCAACTGATAGCCCTCAAGAGAACCTTGGGCCATCAGGTTGGTTGCCTTGATCTGATAATCACTCTCGCCACTCAACGGCCATTGGGTCTGAAGATCTGAGAGTTTGACATCAAAAGGCAAGCTCACTAAGAGTGGCTCAAGCGTGGCAGATAGCTGTGCGGAAACGGGCCCAGACAAGGTGCTCTGCAACTGCAAATGAGCCACGCTTTGCGACGCATTCAGTATAATGCTCTGTCCTTTCAGGTCGGTTTCTTTCAGCTTTGCCTTAAGATCCAATGAAAGTGGGTACTCACCTTTCAATTCAACCTGCGCGTTCGCTTGGGCCGACACTTGCGGCATGTCGAGCTCCAACGTCGCCACGTCAACACGTTTTTTCCCCGCCTTCGCTTCCAACGCTAAATGATTGACTATCAATGGCGTTTCTTGATGCAAGGTAAAACGGTTGACATCAAAACGCTGCAACACCATTTGCAACGGGATCCATACTTCTGGCAGTTCAATATCTTGTCGTGGCGCGTCATTTTGCGCCACCGATTGAGCTTGCGGCTCGCTGGGAGCCAGCGTGACATCAATATCGCTAAAGCGAGTTGGCGCGATGACCAGACGATCCCCTTTCATGGAGAGGGCGCTACTCAATTCTCCCCAAGAGATTTGGTTGCCCAGCACATCCAGCTGGATGTTGGTCAATGCCAATCGATGCAAAAAGACGGGCACGGGTGTGCTGATACTTTTCAGCGGTTTACTGGGTTCTTCAACGCTCTCTGAGCTGGGAGGTAACTGTGGCAGTGAGAGCGCCAAACCATCAATACTGATATCATTGATGCAAACTTTGGGCTCCAACAAACACTGAAAATTCATCGCTAAAGTCAGTTCATCTACAGACGAAGCGATGTTGAGATCGGCATCATTAAAGGTGACTTTTCTCAGCGTAAACTTGGGAAACAGCGCACCTTGTACTTGGCCAACTTGTAACTGCGGCACCACTTTTTCCGCTACCCAAATGGCCGAAGTTAGGCCGGGATGCGTAAAGAGCAGCAGAGCAATCAAGGTCAGCAGCAAAATCAGCAGCGCCATAACGCCCGCAGAAATCCATTTGCTCCATTTAAACACCATTTTGATCATAATTCAGGCCCCAAAGTGAAGTGCAAACGGAACTCATCTCCCGGCTCGGCATCCAGCCCCCAAGCGAAGTCGATGCGAATTGGACCAATTGGCGAAGCCCATCGAATGCCAAGCCCCGTCCCCGTTTTCCAATCTGGCGTGTCATTAAAGGCATCACCATAATCAACAAAGGCCGCCGCCCACCAGTTGCCATATAAGCGATACTGGTACTCTAGCGTACTGGTGGCAATGTACTGTGCCCCGGTTAAGGCACCACTACTGTCTTTGGGTGAAATGGACTCGTAACCATAACCACGTAGGTTATTGTCACCACCGGCGAAGAAACGCAGCGAGGGCGAGAGCTTTTCAAATTCCTCGGTGATGTTGGCACCCGCTTCAAGCCGTGCAAGACCACGGTGATTCTCACCTAGGCTGCGAATCCATGTCGTTCGGCCTTGCACGCGCAGCACTCGCGTTTCCGATAACAAATTGTCATCACCATACTCAAAGGTAATACTCTGTTTGTCGCCCCAGCTTGGCATGCTGCCGCCACGCACGCGACTGCGAGAAAAAGAGACACCGGGTAAAACAAACTGCGCCACGTCGTCTTGCAAGCCTTGCTCATAGTTTTCAATCAAATAACGGACAAACACCGTTCTGTGCCAACGGTTATCTAACAACCAATGACGCTCAACGGCTAAGTTTGATTCCAAGCTTTTGGTGTCTCGGCTGTCGACGTGTTTCATCGCGTATTGAATGCGGTAGTAATCGTGCAATACATCTTCAAGCGGGATCTGATAACCCGCGGTCACGGTTTGTTCTGGTTTCGAAATCGACAAACTGCTGTCAAAACTGTGGCCAAGTTCATTCACCCACGGTTTTTTCCATTTCAACGTACCGCGAAATTCAACGTCGGTGGCGTAACCAATACCCGTTTCAATCTGGTTTTTTGCTTGCGGAGCCAAGCTGACTTTCATTGGCAACTCACGGCTATCATCCAGGGATGACAAATCAGGTTCCACGAATACCGATGAGAACCAATCGGTGTTAGAGAGGTTTTGATTGTACTCACCCACTTTGGCGACTAAATAGGGGTCACCGGCTTTAAACGGTTGCAAGGAGCGCACTCGGTTTTCTTCAATTTGACTGCCAGTAATGGCCGTTTGACCAAAGTGGTAACGCATCCCACTGTCGTAATGAAGGCGCACAAACGCTTGATTGAGATCGGCTGCGACCTCTAAACGCGTTTCGATAAAATCGCCTTTAAAATAGCCTTTTTGCAACGCGAGGTTACGAATTGAGGATTTGAGCGCCTCGTAGTCGCCATGATTTAAAATCGCCCCCTGTTTAAGCGGCGATTTTTCTAACAGTTGCAGGAAATCTTTGTCATTCGAGGCTTCCCCCTCAATGCGCACATCAAAGGTCTCAACTCTCACCGGTTCGCCCAAGGTGATATGGGCCGTCAGTTCTTCCTGATCGTCGCTGATTTGATAGTCAATCTGGGCATGATAGTAACCCAATGCGTTCAACGCGCCATTAATGATGCCATCAAGACGAGATTGAAAACGCAAAGAGGTGGAATAATCCTTTTCATCAATCGAGGTAAGGTGCGCCTCGATATTTTCCTCCACAGCACCGCTCACCCCTTCCAAAGAGAGAGAAACTTGAGGCGCCGCAACAAGATTGCTGGCAAAAAGCGAGCTGACTAATAGTGGTAATACTTTTTTTATCATGCTTTAGTACGTACAAAACAACGTCGGCTGACATCGAGGCTTTGCGGATATGAATGTGGTGTAGAATCGACACAACTCATAAGCAGACAAGTTGCGTTAAGCTGACGGTCTAAACTATCCTGCATCACCAGCGGAGACTGAGCTTGCAAGATAGCACCCGACCTACAAAGGGACAACCAGATTCCGTTTTTTGTTCGGAGTCATATCACAGATGAATATAAGGGAAGAGAGATGCTCAACAAACAAATCATGGTCGATGCCGATAACGCGCTCGCGGGCCGCCAAGAAGCAATGGCAGTAGAGCCAGTTCATTTTGTTAACGGCAGTGATATCACCGCCCCCGCCACTCAAGGACAACAAGAAATACTGCTCGGTATGGGCTGTTTTTGGGGCGCGGAACGCTTGTTCTGGCAACTCGATGGGGTGGTTTCGACGTCGGTCGGATACAGTGGTGGCTTTACGCTCAATCCCACCTACCAAGAAGTGTGCAGTGGTCAAACGGGCCATACGGAGGTGGTGCGCGTGATCTTTGACCCGCAAGTATTACCACTTGAGCAACTGCTGGAAAAATTTTGGGAGCGTCACGATCCCACTCAAGGCATGCGTCAAGGCAACGATCTTGGCACTCAATACCGTTCTGCCATTTACACTTTCAGTGATCAACAGCTCGATATCGCCCTTGCTTCACAGCAAGCCTATCAAGCGGCATTGGCAAATCAACAACACAACACCATCACCACCGAGATCCGCCCTGCTGGGCCTTACTTCTACGCGGAAACTTACCACCAGCAATATTTGGCCAAAAATCCAGAAGGCTATTGTGGTCTAGGCGGTACCGGTGTGTGCTTTCCGCCAGCCTAATGTCAGCATCAAAGCGATCACCTCAGCGTGATCGCTTGCTCTCCATGCCGAAGCGTGATTGATCGCCACGGCGCCAAGCAAGACGACGAGCCAAAAGTGAACTAAGCGGCAGCCAAAGACAGAGCGTTGATCTCTGCGTTGACTTCACGATAGACAGACAATTTTTGTGTATTGTGAGTATCAGGCAACAGCACTTTGCCGTTGTCGAATTCAAACTCCCCAATGCCATTGATGGAAAAAGAACCTTTGAAAAGGGTTTTAACAAATCGAGCCACTTGGCGTGGACGATAGACAGCAAATTCGCGCAACATAAGCAAACCTCAACTTCCGTATCAGTTAATGTGACGGGCAAAGAGCACGTCACCCATGCCTTTTGGCATTCCTTGTTTGGCTCACTCGAAGGCGAGTTCCTCTCACCTCAGCTGGCCATTCTATTTGTCGTTGACTCATTAGCGTTCACTAATGAATGAAAAAAGCATACCTCAGAGTGATAGAGAGTTAAACTCATTAACGCCATTTTTGTTAAAAAAATGTTATTTGTAGCCAGATATTTTTGCCAACAGCGTATTATACTCAGCCAGCACAAGATAAAATGCACTCCGCTCTTAATGAACGGAGTTTAAGAAACATAAGGATAAATCGATGAAACGAAAGACTCTCCTCACACTGGCACTGCTTAGTGCTTCTTTTGGCGTAGCAGCACACAACCTCTCTCTAGGCAACCCAGTCCCTAGCGTTAGTGTGGCTTCGTATGGCGAAATTGTGCTGCAAGGAAAAGGCACTGCATTTCAACCTTGGGCTTCTTCACAAATGCTCGGTAAAGTTCGCGTGATTCAAGCTATTGCGGGTCGCAGCAGCTCAAAAGAGATGAATGCGCCTCTGATGCAAGCCATTACTGCCGCACAGTTTTCAGCGGATCATTACCAAACCACCACCATCATCAATCAAGATGACGCGATTTGGGGCACAGGATCGTTTGTCAAATCTTCGGCGCAAGACAGCAAGAAAGAGTTCCCTTGGTCATCAATGGT from Vibrio vulnificus NBRC 15645 = ATCC 27562 carries:
- the mpl gene encoding UDP-N-acetylmuramate:L-alanyl-gamma-D-glutamyl-meso-diaminopimelate ligase; amino-acid sequence: MHIHILGICGTFMGGAAILARQLGHKVTGSDANVYPPMSTLLESQGIEIIEGFDPSQLNPAPDLVVIGNAMSRGNPCVEYVLNHNLRYTSGPQWLQEFLLHDRWVLAVSGTHGKTTTSSMLAWILEDCDYQPGFLVGGVLGNFGVSARLGESMFFVVEADEYDSAFFDKRSKFVHYHPRTLIMNNLEFDHADIFDDLEAIKRQFHHLVRTVPGNGRILAPKQDVALADVLSRGCWSDQEFSGQDGEWQAVKLSKDGSHFEVWLQGEQVGTVQWDLVGDHNVDNALMAIAAARHVGVTPDLACEALGRFINTKRRLELKGEVNGVAVYDDFAHHPTAIELTLAGLRNKVGDKKIIAVLEPRSATMKRGVHKETLAASLKQADEVFLYQPESIAWSVQDVAAQCQQPAFTSDNIDQFVANIAQRAEAGTQILVMSNGGFEGIHGKLLTALEKSTR
- the fbp gene encoding class 1 fructose-bisphosphatase translates to MSGMRTLGEFIVEKQADFPHASGDLSSLLSSIRLAAKIVNREINKAGLVDITGAAGVENIQGEVQQKLDVYANEKFKSALEARDQVCGVASEEEDEAVAFNKELNKNAKYVVLMDPLDGSSNIDVNVSVGTIFSIYRRVSPIGTPPTQEDFLQPGHKQVAAGYIIYGSSTMLVYTTGNGVNGFTYDPSLGTFCLSHENMMIPKDGKIYSINEGNYIRFPMGVKKYIKYCQENVPEDGRPYTSRYIGSLVADFHRNLLKGGIYLYPSTQSHPQGKLRLLYECNPMAFLIEQAGGLASDGIKRILDIKPTELHQRVPFFVGSTNMVKKVEEFLEIHRDEA
- the ppa gene encoding inorganic diphosphatase; amino-acid sequence: MSLNNVPAGKSLPDDLYVVIEIPANADPIKYEVDKESGAVFVDRFMSAPMFYPCNYGYVNHTLSLDGDPVDVLVPTPYPLMPGSVIRCRPVGVLKMTDESGEDAKVVAVPHSKLSKEYDHIQDVNDLPELLKAQITHFFERYKELESGKWVKVDGWEDVEAARKEILDSYQRAQSK
- a CDS encoding DUF2799 domain-containing protein; the protein is MKALVLTIPLLLLTGCVQTPLPQSDHALDWHTFGVESALEGKMALSEARLFKLAEPRDLSANLVASYQAGYQEGKQQYCQQNAYMLGVIGKPYYGICDDVDPFFKQDYLSGKMSTAGGL
- a CDS encoding gamma-glutamylcyclotransferase family protein; this encodes MQHLVFVYGTLRKGESNHHYLEKSEFLGGCQSAQDYRLYDLGDYPALGEGNRAINGEVYLIDDETLLALDRLEDVPVEYRRETIETPFGQAWIYLYQDSSKLVEEIASGDWCQRV
- a CDS encoding translocation/assembly module TamB domain-containing protein gives rise to the protein MIKMVFKWSKWISAGVMALLILLLTLIALLLFTHPGLTSAIWVAEKVVPQLQVGQVQGALFPKFTLRKVTFNDADLNIASSVDELTLAMNFQCLLEPKVCINDISIDGLALSLPQLPPSSESVEEPSKPLKSISTPVPVFLHRLALTNIQLDVLGNQISWGELSSALSMKGDRLVIAPTRFSDIDVTLAPSEPQAQSVAQNDAPRQDIELPEVWIPLQMVLQRFDVNRFTLHQETPLIVNHLALEAKAGKKRVDVATLELDMPQVSAQANAQVELKGEYPLSLDLKAKLKETDLKGQSIILNASQSVAHLQLQSTLSGPVSAQLSATLEPLLVSLPFDVKLSDLQTQWPLSGESDYQIKATNLMAQGSLEGYQLALQSQLDGKEIPAITLDVHGGGDLQHINLDKLNVETLGGELKGQVMANWQSLVNWRASLQLQNIQPGLQWPEAEGNISGKLATTGSLTEKGGWKVALPELDIDGLLRGYPLNIEGSLHASDEQGNGEVYLDTERLTLSHGPNGLTAKGQLKKEWQMDVDIHFTDLAKSVPDLSGSVAGEVDLRGALKEPDIQLALQAQNIQWQKQASIEQLSLTGRATPLPEPQADVTLKVAALRYQEQLIDSILLSVSGGEKQHQLSLDVSSNLVSTSLAIHGGLQQKPQMVWSGELERMFATTQQGTWTLQQATAIKANIDQQQVDVAAHCWQQEGSTLCLTKDIRVGEKGEAELALNQFDFAQIAMFLPPETKLDGSVDATVWAKWAPESSPQAKVSLHLPTGQVQQKVEQVVTLGWDDINLNAQLHQDQLNADWQINVSENGDLKGQLQVADVQASDPQLKAKLALSQFNLDFLAPLVGEYSVLKALISTDLSVSGSAYHPQVKGQFLVDDIQVNGDISPIDVKQGKLAIDFRGYDADLAANIVTPDGELNVSGEANWQQLDNWHSKVRVFADSLKVDMPPMVKIKLVPDMTIEVNPTLAKVTGSLALPWGRIVVEELPPSAVSVSKDQVLLNDQLEPIDKSSSMPFNVQTDINISIGDDFKLAAFGLEGGLKGQLNVTQKDKGPFILGEVNIVDGTYRSFGQDLLIKEGKVLMNGPADQPYVAIKAIRNPENTQDDVIAGVKVTGPATEPSITIFSEPAMPQANALSYLLRGQDIDGESGGGSAMTTALIGLSLAKSGKVVGEIGQAFGVQDLQLDTAGSGEDSQVTVSGYIMPGLQVKYGVGIFKPLGEFTVRYRLMKDLYLEGVSGVESAVDLLYQFEFD
- a CDS encoding autotransporter assembly complex protein TamA — translated: MIKKVLPLLVSSLFASNLVAAPQVSLSLEGVSGAVEENIEAHLTSIDEKDYSTSLRFQSRLDGIINGALNALGYYHAQIDYQISDDQEELTAHITLGEPVRVETFDVRIEGEASNDKDFLQLLEKSPLKQGAILNHGDYEALKSSIRNLALQKGYFKGDFIETRLEVAADLNQAFVRLHYDSGMRYHFGQTAITGSQIEENRVRSLQPFKAGDPYLVAKVGEYNQNLSNTDWFSSVFVEPDLSSLDDSRELPMKVSLAPQAKNQIETGIGYATDVEFRGTLKWKKPWVNELGHSFDSSLSISKPEQTVTAGYQIPLEDVLHDYYRIQYAMKHVDSRDTKSLESNLAVERHWLLDNRWHRTVFVRYLIENYEQGLQDDVAQFVLPGVSFSRSRVRGGSMPSWGDKQSITFEYGDDNLLSETRVLRVQGRTTWIRSLGENHRGLARLEAGANITEEFEKLSPSLRFFAGGDNNLRGYGYESISPKDSSGALTGAQYIATSTLEYQYRLYGNWWAAAFVDYGDAFNDTPDWKTGTGLGIRWASPIGPIRIDFAWGLDAEPGDEFRLHFTLGPEL
- the msrA gene encoding peptide-methionine (S)-S-oxide reductase MsrA — its product is MLNKQIMVDADNALAGRQEAMAVEPVHFVNGSDITAPATQGQQEILLGMGCFWGAERLFWQLDGVVSTSVGYSGGFTLNPTYQEVCSGQTGHTEVVRVIFDPQVLPLEQLLEKFWERHDPTQGMRQGNDLGTQYRSAIYTFSDQQLDIALASQQAYQAALANQQHNTITTEIRPAGPYFYAETYHQQYLAKNPEGYCGLGGTGVCFPPA
- a CDS encoding DUF1107 domain-containing protein → MLREFAVYRPRQVARFVKTLFKGSFSINGIGEFEFDNGKVLLPDTHNTQKLSVYREVNAEINALSLAAA
- a CDS encoding YtfJ family protein, with product MKRKTLLTLALLSASFGVAAHNLSLGNPVPSVSVASYGEIVLQGKGTAFQPWASSQMLGKVRVIQAIAGRSSSKEMNAPLMQAITAAQFSADHYQTTTIINQDDAIWGTGSFVKSSAQDSKKEFPWSSMVLDENGVVASSWQLDKESSAIIVQDKQGKVLFVKEGALSSDDITQVLELIKANI